The Rhinoderma darwinii isolate aRhiDar2 chromosome 8, aRhiDar2.hap1, whole genome shotgun sequence genome has a window encoding:
- the PORCN gene encoding protein-serine O-palmitoleoyltransferase porcupine isoform X1, with product MAAFSRSQFYEQLLHGCVIPTALQGLEQIWVLLLMCLGCRVLWRFGLPSHVKHLFTIAGGFFCLYHFFQLQMIWVVLLSLLCYLVLFLCRHSPHRGVLLSITILIYLLMGEMHMVDTVSWHKMRGAQMIVAMKAVSLGFDVDRGVVRSIPSPVEFMGYVYFVGTVIFGPWISFTSYQESVNGRKLTFSWFRRVGRSLILCIVCLLVSTCISPYLFPYFIPIYGDRLLRNKKRKARGLVVRWLRAYENTSSFHFSNYFVGFLSEVTTVLSGAGFTEEKDHVNWDLSVSRPLKVEIPRSMVDVVTNWNLPMSRWLHTYVFKNALKMGTFHAIIVTYAASALLHGLSFHLAAVLLSLGFITYVEHVLRKRLAEVFSACVLSKKCSPSCAHRNKKGVLVNLLNTLFVIMAIFQLTYLGSLFDTDLDDTSEEEGYGMAHTINKWSELSWAGHWLTFGYWVFYRLIG from the exons ATGGCCGCCTTCAGCCGCAGTCAATTTTATGAACAACTTCTTCATGGCTGCGTCATTCCCACCGCTCTGCAAGGGCTGGAGCAGATCTGGGTGCTGCTCCTCATGTGTCTGGGCTGCCGGGTGCTATGGAGGTTTG GCCTCCCCTCCCATGTGAAGCACCTCTTCACCATCGCCGGCGGCTTCTTCTGCCTCTATCACTTCTTTCAGCTGCAGATGATTTGGGTTGTCCTCCTGAGCCTGCTGTGTTACCTGGTGCTCTTCTTGTGCCGACACTCTCCGCATCGGGGGGTCCTGCTGTCCATCACTATCCTCATATATCTCCTGATGGG GGAGATGCACATGGTGGACACAGTCAGTTGGCACAAGATGAGAG GTGCACAAATGATCGTGGCCATGAAAGCCGTGTCTTTGGGCTTCGATGTGGATCGGGGCGTTGTGCGCTCCATTCCATCTCCGGTGGAGTTCATGGGATACGTCTACTTTGTGGGTACCGTCATCTTTGGCCCTTGGATTAGTTTCACCAGTTACCAGGAATCGGTCAACGGACGGAAGTTG ACTTTCAGCTGGTTCCGGCGGGTGGGCCGCAGTTTGATCCTCTGCATAGTCTGCCTCCTGGTGTCCACGTGTATTTCGCCCTATCTCTTCCCTTACTTCATCCCCATCTATGGAGACCGACTGCTGAGAAA TAAGAAACGCAAAGCCAG GGGCCTTGTGGTTCG GTGGCTGCGGGCCTACGAGAACACGTCATCCTTCCATTTCAGTAATTATTTTGTAGGGTTCTTATCTGAGGTGACCACCGTCTTATCCGGCGCTGGATTCACAGAGGAGAAAGATCACGTGAACTG GGATCTCTCAGTTTCTCGCCCGCTCAAAGTGGAAATTCCCCGCTCAATGGTGGATGTGGTGACAAACTGGAACCTGCCTATGTCTCGATGGCTACATACAT ATGTATTCAAGAACGCTCTAAAGATGGGCACTTTTCACGCCATCATCGTAACGTATGCTGCCAGTGCTTTACTACAT GGTCTCAGCTTCCACCTGGCGGCCGTGTTGTTATCTCTAGGTTTTATAACGTATGTAGAACATG TGCTCCGAAAGAGACTCGCTGAAGTTTTCAGTGCCTGCGTATTGTCCAAAAAATGTTCTCCGTCCTGTGCCCACCGCAACAAAAAG GGTGTCCTTGTGAATCTCCTCAATACTCTATTCGTGATCATGGCTATATTTCAGCTGACGTACCTGGGGTCTTTATTTGATACAGATTTAGACGATACCAGCGAGGAAGAG GGTTATGGGATGGCACATACCATTAACAAGTGGTCCGAACTGAGTTGGGCTGGCCATTGGCTCACATTTGGCTACTGGGTGTTTTATCGCTTGATTGGCTGA
- the PORCN gene encoding protein-serine O-palmitoleoyltransferase porcupine isoform X2: MAAFSRSQFYEQLLHGCVIPTALQGLEQIWVLLLMCLGCRVLWRFGLPSHVKHLFTIAGGFFCLYHFFQLQMIWVVLLSLLCYLVLFLCRHSPHRGVLLSITILIYLLMGEMHMVDTVSWHKMRGAQMIVAMKAVSLGFDVDRGVVRSIPSPVEFMGYVYFVGTVIFGPWISFTSYQESVNGRKLTFSWFRRVGRSLILCIVCLLVSTCISPYLFPYFIPIYGDRLLRKGLVVRWLRAYENTSSFHFSNYFVGFLSEVTTVLSGAGFTEEKDHVNWDLSVSRPLKVEIPRSMVDVVTNWNLPMSRWLHTYVFKNALKMGTFHAIIVTYAASALLHGLSFHLAAVLLSLGFITYVEHVLRKRLAEVFSACVLSKKCSPSCAHRNKKGVLVNLLNTLFVIMAIFQLTYLGSLFDTDLDDTSEEEGYGMAHTINKWSELSWAGHWLTFGYWVFYRLIG, from the exons ATGGCCGCCTTCAGCCGCAGTCAATTTTATGAACAACTTCTTCATGGCTGCGTCATTCCCACCGCTCTGCAAGGGCTGGAGCAGATCTGGGTGCTGCTCCTCATGTGTCTGGGCTGCCGGGTGCTATGGAGGTTTG GCCTCCCCTCCCATGTGAAGCACCTCTTCACCATCGCCGGCGGCTTCTTCTGCCTCTATCACTTCTTTCAGCTGCAGATGATTTGGGTTGTCCTCCTGAGCCTGCTGTGTTACCTGGTGCTCTTCTTGTGCCGACACTCTCCGCATCGGGGGGTCCTGCTGTCCATCACTATCCTCATATATCTCCTGATGGG GGAGATGCACATGGTGGACACAGTCAGTTGGCACAAGATGAGAG GTGCACAAATGATCGTGGCCATGAAAGCCGTGTCTTTGGGCTTCGATGTGGATCGGGGCGTTGTGCGCTCCATTCCATCTCCGGTGGAGTTCATGGGATACGTCTACTTTGTGGGTACCGTCATCTTTGGCCCTTGGATTAGTTTCACCAGTTACCAGGAATCGGTCAACGGACGGAAGTTG ACTTTCAGCTGGTTCCGGCGGGTGGGCCGCAGTTTGATCCTCTGCATAGTCTGCCTCCTGGTGTCCACGTGTATTTCGCCCTATCTCTTCCCTTACTTCATCCCCATCTATGGAGACCGACTGCTGAGAAA GGGCCTTGTGGTTCG GTGGCTGCGGGCCTACGAGAACACGTCATCCTTCCATTTCAGTAATTATTTTGTAGGGTTCTTATCTGAGGTGACCACCGTCTTATCCGGCGCTGGATTCACAGAGGAGAAAGATCACGTGAACTG GGATCTCTCAGTTTCTCGCCCGCTCAAAGTGGAAATTCCCCGCTCAATGGTGGATGTGGTGACAAACTGGAACCTGCCTATGTCTCGATGGCTACATACAT ATGTATTCAAGAACGCTCTAAAGATGGGCACTTTTCACGCCATCATCGTAACGTATGCTGCCAGTGCTTTACTACAT GGTCTCAGCTTCCACCTGGCGGCCGTGTTGTTATCTCTAGGTTTTATAACGTATGTAGAACATG TGCTCCGAAAGAGACTCGCTGAAGTTTTCAGTGCCTGCGTATTGTCCAAAAAATGTTCTCCGTCCTGTGCCCACCGCAACAAAAAG GGTGTCCTTGTGAATCTCCTCAATACTCTATTCGTGATCATGGCTATATTTCAGCTGACGTACCTGGGGTCTTTATTTGATACAGATTTAGACGATACCAGCGAGGAAGAG GGTTATGGGATGGCACATACCATTAACAAGTGGTCCGAACTGAGTTGGGCTGGCCATTGGCTCACATTTGGCTACTGGGTGTTTTATCGCTTGATTGGCTGA
- the PORCN gene encoding protein-serine O-palmitoleoyltransferase porcupine isoform X3 — translation MAAFSRSQFYEQLLHGCVIPTALQGLEQIWVLLLMCLGCRVLWRFGLPSHVKHLFTIAGGFFCLYHFFQLQMIWVVLLSLLCYLVLFLCRHSPHRGVLLSITILIYLLMGEMHMVDTVSWHKMRGAQMIVAMKAVSLGFDVDRGVVRSIPSPVEFMGYVYFVGTVIFGPWISFTSYQESVNGRKLTFSWFRRVGRSLILCIVCLLVSTCISPYLFPYFIPIYGDRLLRKWLRAYENTSSFHFSNYFVGFLSEVTTVLSGAGFTEEKDHVNWDLSVSRPLKVEIPRSMVDVVTNWNLPMSRWLHTYVFKNALKMGTFHAIIVTYAASALLHGLSFHLAAVLLSLGFITYVEHVLRKRLAEVFSACVLSKKCSPSCAHRNKKGVLVNLLNTLFVIMAIFQLTYLGSLFDTDLDDTSEEEGYGMAHTINKWSELSWAGHWLTFGYWVFYRLIG, via the exons ATGGCCGCCTTCAGCCGCAGTCAATTTTATGAACAACTTCTTCATGGCTGCGTCATTCCCACCGCTCTGCAAGGGCTGGAGCAGATCTGGGTGCTGCTCCTCATGTGTCTGGGCTGCCGGGTGCTATGGAGGTTTG GCCTCCCCTCCCATGTGAAGCACCTCTTCACCATCGCCGGCGGCTTCTTCTGCCTCTATCACTTCTTTCAGCTGCAGATGATTTGGGTTGTCCTCCTGAGCCTGCTGTGTTACCTGGTGCTCTTCTTGTGCCGACACTCTCCGCATCGGGGGGTCCTGCTGTCCATCACTATCCTCATATATCTCCTGATGGG GGAGATGCACATGGTGGACACAGTCAGTTGGCACAAGATGAGAG GTGCACAAATGATCGTGGCCATGAAAGCCGTGTCTTTGGGCTTCGATGTGGATCGGGGCGTTGTGCGCTCCATTCCATCTCCGGTGGAGTTCATGGGATACGTCTACTTTGTGGGTACCGTCATCTTTGGCCCTTGGATTAGTTTCACCAGTTACCAGGAATCGGTCAACGGACGGAAGTTG ACTTTCAGCTGGTTCCGGCGGGTGGGCCGCAGTTTGATCCTCTGCATAGTCTGCCTCCTGGTGTCCACGTGTATTTCGCCCTATCTCTTCCCTTACTTCATCCCCATCTATGGAGACCGACTGCTGAGAAA GTGGCTGCGGGCCTACGAGAACACGTCATCCTTCCATTTCAGTAATTATTTTGTAGGGTTCTTATCTGAGGTGACCACCGTCTTATCCGGCGCTGGATTCACAGAGGAGAAAGATCACGTGAACTG GGATCTCTCAGTTTCTCGCCCGCTCAAAGTGGAAATTCCCCGCTCAATGGTGGATGTGGTGACAAACTGGAACCTGCCTATGTCTCGATGGCTACATACAT ATGTATTCAAGAACGCTCTAAAGATGGGCACTTTTCACGCCATCATCGTAACGTATGCTGCCAGTGCTTTACTACAT GGTCTCAGCTTCCACCTGGCGGCCGTGTTGTTATCTCTAGGTTTTATAACGTATGTAGAACATG TGCTCCGAAAGAGACTCGCTGAAGTTTTCAGTGCCTGCGTATTGTCCAAAAAATGTTCTCCGTCCTGTGCCCACCGCAACAAAAAG GGTGTCCTTGTGAATCTCCTCAATACTCTATTCGTGATCATGGCTATATTTCAGCTGACGTACCTGGGGTCTTTATTTGATACAGATTTAGACGATACCAGCGAGGAAGAG GGTTATGGGATGGCACATACCATTAACAAGTGGTCCGAACTGAGTTGGGCTGGCCATTGGCTCACATTTGGCTACTGGGTGTTTTATCGCTTGATTGGCTGA
- the LOC142659142 gene encoding organic solute transporter subunit alpha-like encodes MMKGSNCSLDGGSFPLSSEFFQVIKKELWIFLIPVLVGCVQLALFLEEMGFFLRNIRSTRRTCLYLWILGVYPVFCVSSIIGMYIPRSSAICNFVASIYHSITLWKFLDLITDFFGGKANMLEELGGQTVPPNPPPCCCCCCFPNIVVNRSNLRWMNIAVYQLSAVRTLLFFMGLILWTDEKYDYGDVDYTNPNSYINIIISLSTFLSFYGYLLFYKATKKSLEGYSPRSKFICITLVLVLCGLQNGILETMAALGAIPCVPPFTVETRSQTIYNYSVTLEMFFISLFARYCFRRVEPCTENHSMTREEMQNKSSQTTLPDTCSFTEEDGVGTNVGYMSEGEETLCHIEHAPLDKYDFLQASGMVLPRQSTAKLPSRGIGIEMGNLPLTSTEANEVPAPPSKGGLQVQAQINYIGINDVTVV; translated from the exons ATGATGAAGGGGTCCAACTGTTCCTTGGACGGGGGGAGTTTCCCCCTGTCATCAGAGTTTTTCCAAG TGATAAAGAAGGAGCTGTGGATATTCCTCATTCCGGTACTGGTCGGATGCGTTCAGCTGGCTTTATTCCTGGAGGAGATGGGATTTTTCCTGAGGAATATTCGGAGCACACGAAGAACCTGCCTTTACCTGTGGATTCTGGGAGTTTATCCG GTATTCTGTGTCTCGTCCATTATAGGAATGTACATCCCCCGCTCTTCCGCCATCTGTAACTTTGTGGCTTCCAT ATACCACTCCATAACACTTTGGAAGTTCTTGGACCTGATAACAGATTTCTTTGGCGGTAAAGCAAATATGTTAGAAGAACTCGGGGGTCAGACTGTCCCCCCCAACCCACCACCTTGCTGCTGTTGCTGCTGTTTCCCCAACATTGTTGTGAACAG GAGTAATCTGCGGTGGATGAATATTGCCGTGTACCAGCTGTCCGCTGTTCGGACCCTTCTGTTTTTCATGGGCCTCATTTTATGGACTGATGAGAAGTATGACTATGGGGAT GTGGATTACACCAATCCCAACTCCTacatcaacatcatcatcagcCTGTCCACCTTCCTCTCATTCTATGGCTATCTGCTGTTCTACAAAGCCACAAAGAAATCCCTGGAGGGTTACAGCCCAAGATCCAAGTTCATCTGCATCACTCTGGTGCTGGTCCTGTGTGGACTGCAGAACGGGATCCTAGAGACCATGGCAGCCCTGGGAGCCATTCCTTGTGTACCGCCCTTCACGGTGGAGACGCGCTCTCAGA CCATCTACAATTATTCTGTtactttggagatgtttttcatcagtcTGTTTGCCCGTTATTGTTTCCGGAGGGTGGAGCCATGTACAGAAAATCACTCCATGACTCGGGAGGAGATGCAGAACAAGTCCTCTCAGACCACCCTGCCGGACACGTGCAGCTTTACCGAGGAGGATGGGGTGGGCACCAACGTGGGTTACATGAGTGAGGGAGAAgagactctctgccacattgaacatGCACCACTTGACAAGTACGACTTCCTGCAGGCGAGCGGCATGGTTCTGCCCCGACAAAGTACGGCCAAACTACCGTCCCGGGGCATAGGTATAGAAATGGGAAACTTGCCCTTGACTTCTACAGAGGCCAATGAAGTACCAGCACCACCGTCCAAGGGGGGATTGCAAGTACAAGCACAGATAAATTATATTGGTATTAATGACGTAACGGTTGTTTGA
- the FTSJ1 gene encoding tRNA (cytidine(32)/guanosine(34)-2'-O)-methyltransferase codes for MGRSSKDKRDIYYRLAKEEGWRARSAFKLLQLDEEYQLFQGVQRAVDLCAAPGSWSQVLSRKLRSSNETSEVKIVAVDLQAMAPLPEVIQIQGDITKVTTAHEIIRHFEGQPADLVVCDGAPDVTGLHDIDEYIQAQLLLAALNITTHVLRAGGTFVAKIFRGKDVTLLYSQLKIFFREVTCAKPRSSRNSSIEAFVVCQGYSPPEGYIPNMSNPLLDHCYDVDFNQLEGPNRVIVPFLACGDLSAYDSDKTYPLQLDTGKEYIYVPPNQPPIRPPYQEACFLKKNNLLAKERQRSPENTPPTTTSNEEESASVCDAAAIQQLSISS; via the exons ATGGGTCGCTCTTCAAAGGACAAGAGGGACATTTACTACCGACTGGCAAAAGAAGAAGGTTGGAGGGCGCGCAGTGCCTTCAAACTGCTGCAGCTGGATGAGGAGTATCAACTTTTCCAAG GAGTACAGAGAGCAGTGGATCTATGTGCTGCCCCTGGTAGCTGGAGCCAGGTTCTCAGCAGGAAACTCAG GTCCAGCAATGAGACTTCGGAGGTGAAGATTGTGGCAGTGGATCTTCAGGCCATGGCTCCTTTGCCTGAAGTAATCCAGATTCAAGGCGATATTACCAAA GTTACCACAGCTCATGAGATCATCCGACATTTCGAGGGGCAGCCAGCGGATCTTGTGGTGTGTGACGGGGCACCAGATG TTACTGGACTGCATGATATCGATGAATATATTCAGGCACAGCTTCTACTGGCG GCTTTAAACATCACAACGCATGTGCTGAGGGCAGGGGGCACATTTGTGGCTAAG ATATTTCGTGGAAAGGACGTCACACTCCTGTATTCCCAGCTCAAGATTTTTTTCAGAGAGGTCACATGTGCCAAGCCTCGGAGCAGCCGGAATTCCAGCATAG AGGCGTTTGTTGTATGTCAGGGATACAGCCCGCCTGAGGGATATATACCAAACATGTCAAATCCCCTGCTGGACCACTGCTATG ATGTGGACTTTAACCAGCTTGAGGGTCCTAATCGTGTGATCGTGCCATTCCTGGCCTGCGGAGACCTGAGTGCGTACGACTCAGACAAGACTTACCCTCTACAG TTAGATACTGGAAAGGAATACATCTATGTGCCCCCCAATCAGCCTCCTATTCGTCCGCCCTATCAGGAAGCTTGCTTTTTAAAGAAGAACAATCTGCTCGCAAAAGAGAGACAACGGTCACCCGAGAACACTCCTCCAACCACAACATCCAATGAAGAGGAGAGCGCAAGTGTTTGTGACGCCGCCGCCATCCAGCAGCTGTCAATCTCTTCCTGA
- the SFT2D3 gene encoding vesicle transport protein SFT2C, producing the protein MADLGRQLQEYVAQNKAGSSGSSPASSSSERQSSEPGWRTWFSPPSGGLSWSWGPMDPDPFLPGMSATQRLMAAGVCAGMAALCFGLAGLYVPLLLLRARKFAMLWSMGSVLGLCTAALLRGPNRLLREPDPWAIFYLVALGGTLYAALGFRSTPLTLLGAVAQIITGAALLLGMLPGGAAGRRYISSLCGSLMRKGVSKALPV; encoded by the coding sequence ATGGCGGATCTAGGCCGGCAATTACAAGAGTACGTAGCGCAGAATAAAGCCGGGAGCAGTGGCAGTTCTCCGGCTTCCTCCTCCTCGGAGCGCCAGAGCTCTGAGCCAGGATGGCGTACCTGGTTTTCACCACCTAGTGGCGGCCTATCGTGGTCATGGGGTCCCATGGATCCGGACCCTTTCCTGCCAGGGATGTCTGCGACCCAGAGACTGATGGCGGCTGGCGTGTGTGCGGGCATGGCGGCCCTATGTTTCGGCTTGGCCGGGCTGTACGTGCCGCTGTTGTTGCTCCGGGCTCGAAAGTTTGCGATGCTCTGGTCTATGGGGTCGGTTCTGGGCCTGTGTACCGCTGCCCTCCTGCGGGGCCCCAATCGTTTGCTCCGGGAGCCGGACCCCTGGGCCATCTTTtaccttgttgctctcggtggtaCGCTGTACGCGGCACTGGGGTTCCGGAGCACCCCGCTCACCTTGCTGGGGGCTGTTGCTCAGATCATCACCGGCGCTGCGCTCCTGCTGGGGATGTTACCTGGTGGCGCAGCAGGGAGGCGCTATATCAGCAGTCTATGCGGGAGTCTGATGCGCAAAGGAGTCTCCAAAGCCCTTCCAGTATAG